The genomic window ACCCCGGTCGACGTCATCCTCAACCCGCTCGGCGTGCCGAGCCGCATGAACGTCGGCCAGGTTCTCGAGCTGCACCTCGGCTGGGTCGCCTCCCGCGGCTGGGACGCCACCGCCGCCCGCGAGGCCGGCGAGGAGTGGGCCGTCCGCCTGCCGGAGAACGGCGTCAAGGCCGAGCCGCGCACCCCCGTCGCCACCCCGGTGTTCGACGGCGTCCGCGACGACGAGCTCATGGGTCTGCTCGACTCCACGCTCCCGAACCGCGACGGCATCCAGCTCGTCCAGCCCAACGGCAAGGCCCGTCTCTTCGACGGCAGGTCCGGTGAGCCCTTCCCGTACCCGATCTCGGTCGGCTACATGTACATCCTCAAGCTCCACCACCTGGTGGACGACAAGATCCACGCCCGCTCCACCGGTCCGTACTCGATGATCACCCAGCAGCCGCTCGGCGGCAAGGCGCAGTTCGGCGGTCAGCGCTTCGGCGAGATGGAGGTGTGGGCCATGGAGGCGTACGGCGCCGCCCACGCCCTCCAGGAGATCCTCACCGTCAAGTCCGACGACGTGAACGGCCGCGTCAAGGTCTACGAGGCCATCGTCAAGGGCGAGGACATCCCCGACCCCGGCATCCCCGAGTCCTTCAAGGTGCTCATGAAGGAGATGCAGTCGCTGTGCCTGAACGTCGAGGCGCTCGACCACGAGGGCAACGTCATCGGCCTGGACGACACGGACGACGACGGCCGCCGCGCCTCCGAGGAGCTCGGCTTCGACCTGGGCCGCCGCCCGGGCGGCGCCACCGCCTCGACGGTGGACGAGATCTGACCGAACCCACAGGCCCCGGTCGAGGGGCGGGGGAGCGGCTCACCCGCTGAGCCCCCGCCCGCCCCTCCCGGGAGCCCACGGGCCCCGCCGTCGTCGTGGAACCACGACTGCGGGCAGCCCCCACAGACACCTGAGCTGACATTTCATTCGGAAGTAGGAACTGTGCTCGACGCCAACGTCTTCGACAGGATCCAGCTCGGCCTCGCCACCGCTGAGGACATCAAGTCCTGGTCCCACGGTGAGGTCAAGAAGCCCGAGACCATCAACTACCGCACCCTCAAGCCGGAGAAGGACGGACTCTTCTGCGAGAAGATCTTCGGCCCCACCCGCGACTGGGAGTGCGCCTGCGGCAAGTACAAGCGCGTGCGCTACAAGGGCATCGTCTGCGAGCGCTGCGGCGTCGAGGTGACCCGCTCCAAGGTCCGCCGCGAGCGCATGGCCCACATCAAGCTGGCCGCCCCCGTCACCCACATCTGGTACTTCAAGGGCGTCCCCTCGCGCCTGGGCTACCTGCTCAACCTCGCGCCGAAGGACCTCGAGAAGGTCATCTACTTCGCCGCCTACATGGTCACCGAGGTCGACGAGGAGGGCCGTCACGACGACCTCCCGTCCCTCCGCGCCGAGCTCGAGGTCAAGAAGCAGCACGTCGAGGAGGCCGGCGAGGCCGACGTCGAGGCCCGCCAGAAGCGCCTCGAGGAGGACCTCGCCCAGCTCGAGGCCGAGGGCGCCGAGCAGGTCCAGCGCGACAAGGTCCGCAAGACCGCCGAGCGCGAGATGGGCGCCCTGCGCCGCAAGAACACCCGCACCCTCGAGCACATGGACAAGGTGTGGGACCGCTTCGTGTCCCTCAAGGTCGGAGACCTCGAGGGCGACGAGGTCCTGTACCGCGACATGGTCGCGGACTACGGCATCTACTTCAAGGGCGCCATGGGTGCGGAGGCCATCCAGTCCCGCCTGCGCACCTTCGACCTGGACGCCGAGGCCGAGTCCCTCTCCGAGATCGTCGCCAACGGCACCGGCCAGCGCAAGACCCGCGCCATCAAGCGCCTCAAGGTCATCAACGCCTTCCGCATCACCGGCACCGCCCCCGAGGCGATGGTCCTGGACAACATCCCGGTCATCCCGCCGGACCTGCGCCCCATGGTCCAGCTGGACGGCGGCCGCTTCGCGACCTCCGACCTCAACGACCTCTACCGCCGCGTCATCAACCGCAACAACCGCCTCAAGCGGCTCATGGACCTCGGCGCCCCGACGATCATCGTCAACAACGAGAAGCGCATGCTCCAGGACGCCGTCGACGCCCTGTTCGACAACGGCCGCCGCGGCCGCCCGGTCACGGGCGTCGGCAACCGCCCGCTGAAGTCCCTGTCCGACATGCTCAAGGGCAAGCAGGGCCGCTTCCGCCAGAACCTCCTGGGCAAGCGTGTCGACTACTCGGGCCGCTCGGTCATCGTCGTCGGCCCCCAGCTCAAGCTGCACCAGTGCGGACTGCCGAGCGTCATGGCCCTCGAGCTCTTCAAGCCCTTCGTCATGAAGCGCCTCGTCGAGCTCAAGGAGGCCCAGAACGTCAAGGCCGCCAAGCGCATGGTCGAGCGCCAGAACCCCAAGGTGTGGGACGTCCTGGCCGAGGTCATCCGCGAGCACCCGGTGCTCCTCAACCGCGCCCCCACGCTGCACCGCCTGGGCATCCAGGCCTTCGAGCCGCAGCTCATCGAGGGCAAGGCCATGCAGCTCCACCCGCTCGTGTGCGGCGCCTTCAACGCCGACTTCGACGGCGACCAGATGGCGATCCACCTGCCGCTGGGCGCCGAGGCGCAGGCCGAGGCCCGCGTCCTCATGCTCTCGAGCAACAACATCCTCAAGCCGTCCGACGGCCGCCCGGTCACCATGCCCTCGCAGGACATGATCATCGGCACCTACTACCTCACGAACACGCCGGACCCGGCCGTCGAGGTGGACGAGGACGCCGAGGGCAACGCGGTCGTCCCGGCCTTCTCCTCCTTCGCGGAGGCGATCATGGCCCACGACTTCGGCTTCCTCGACATGAACGCCACGGCGGACATCCGCTTCGAGGAGGGCGTCACGCCCCCCGAGGACTGGGAGGCCCCCGAGGACTACGAGGAGGGCGACCCGATCACCCTGCGCACGAGCCTGGGCCGCGCCATCTTCAACACCGGGCTCCCGGAGTCCTTCCCGTACGTCAACGACGTCGTGGACAAGAAGCGGCTGGGGAACATCATCAACACCCTGGCCGAGTCCTACCCGCGCGTGGACGTCGCCGCCTCGCTGGACGCCCTCAAGTCCAACGGCTTCCACTGGTCCACCTGGTCCGGCATCACCGTCGCCTTCGCGGACGTCGTCTCCCCGGCCTCCAAGCCGGAGATCCTCGCCCGCTACGAGGCCGAGGCCGCCGAGATCGAGGAGCAGTTCGAGCTCGGCGCCCTCACCGAGGAGGACCGCTACTCCTCCCTCATCGACATCTGGACGAAGGCCACCAACGAGGTCGCCGACGCCATGCGCGAGAACTTCCCGGAGCGCAACACCGTCTTCCAGATGGTCTCCTCCGGCGGTCGAGGCAACTGGGACCAGATCCGTCAGCTCGCCGGCATGCGCGGCCTCGTGGCCGACCCTAAGCAGCGCCTCATCGAGCGCCCGATCAAGTCGAACTACCGCGAGGGCCTGTCCGTCCTCGAGTACTTCATCGCGACCCACGGCGCCCGCAAGGGCCTCGCGGACACCGCGCTGCGCACGGCCGACTCCGGCTACCTGACCCGTCGTCTCGTCGACGTCTCCCAGGACGTCATCGTCCGCGAGGACGACTGCGGCACCCGCAAGGGCCTCACCAAGCGGATCTTCTCCTGGAAGGAGATCGACGGCGAGCGTGTCAAGGAGCCCAGCGAGATCCTTGGCACCACCGTCTACGGCACCACGCTCGCGCGCGACGCCGTCGACGCCGAGGGCAACGTCGTCATCGAGGCCGGCACCGACCTCGGCGACGCCGAGATCCAGGCCGCCATCGGGGCCGGGATCGAGGAGGTCACCTGCCGCTCGGTCCTCACCTGCGACTCCCAGGTCGGCACCTGCGCCGCCTGCTACGGCCGCTCGCTGGCCTCCGGCAAGCGCGTCGACATCGGTGAGGCCGTCGGCATCATCGCGGCCCAGTCCATCGGCGAGCCCGGCACGCAGCTCACCATGCGCACCTTCCACACCGGTGGTGCGGCCGGCGCCGCCGACATCACGCAGGGCCTTCCCCGCGTGCAGGAGCTCTTCGAGGCCCGCACCCCGAAGGGCGAGGCCGCCGTGGCCGAGGCCGCCGGCACCGTCAAGATCGAGGACGACGCCGAGGGCAAGCGCCTCGTCGTCACCCGCGACGACGGCGAGGAGGACCTCGTGGTCCCCGTCTCGCGCCGCCAGCGCCTGCTGGTCACCGACGGCGACCACGTGGAGCCGGGCGACGCCCTCACCGAGGGCCCGATCGACCCCAAGAAGGTCCTGCGCCTGCGCAGCGTCGGCGCCACCCAGCGCCACCTCGTCGACGAGGTCCAGGAGGTCTACCGCTCCCAGGGCGTGGACATTCACTCCAAGCACATCGAGGTCATCGTGCGCCAGATGCTGCGCCGCGTGACTATCCTCGAGGCGGGGGACACGAACCTCCTCCAGGGCGACCTGGTGGACGTCATGAACTTTCGCGCCGAGAACCGCCGCGTCATGGCCGAGGGCGGCAAGCCCGCCTCAGCCCGTACGGAGCTCATGGGCATCACGAAGGCCTCGCTGGCCACGGACTCCTGGCTGTCCGCCGCCTCCTTCCAGGAGACGACGCGCGTCCTCACCGAGGCCGCCATGAACGGCAAGTCCGACCCGCTCCTGGGGCTCAAGGAGAACGTCATCCTCGGAAAGCTCATCCCGGCCGGCACGGGCCTGTCGCGCTACTCGGACATCGAGGTCGAGCCCACCGAGGAGGTCAAGCAGGAGGTCTTCTCCCGCACCGGCTACAACGACGACGTCTTCGGCGTCGGCGACTCGGTCGCCCTGGACGACTTCTCCTTCGGCGGCGACTTCCGCGCGGACTTCTCCGACGACTTCCGCACCGGCTTCCACGGCGGCGAGGACTACCAGTTCTGACCCGCTCCCGGCGCGGCCGTCCGCCGCGCTGAACCGGACCCACGGAGGCCCGTCACCCCTCGGGGAGACGGGCCTCCGCCGTCGTACTCGGTCCGGCGGGGGCCGGTCCTCCGGGCGGGGGAGCGCGACCGCCGGCGCGAGCAGCACCGGGGTGTCCAGCACCACGGTCCGCGGTGGCGGCCCGGCCTGGCGGTCGTGGGCGCCGACCAGTAGTCTCGACCCCGGTGCCCCCTTGCGGGTCGCCGTTCTCCATTCCGTTCCCAGCCGGCGCGACCGGCCACGCGGGTCTGCCGCGGCGGGAACCGACGGGCCCCTCCGCGGGGCTCCGGGCGTCCGGACCACGGGTCCGCGAGACGCGCCGGCCCATGACCCGCGGCG from Actinomyces radicidentis includes these protein-coding regions:
- a CDS encoding DNA-directed RNA polymerase subunit beta': MLDANVFDRIQLGLATAEDIKSWSHGEVKKPETINYRTLKPEKDGLFCEKIFGPTRDWECACGKYKRVRYKGIVCERCGVEVTRSKVRRERMAHIKLAAPVTHIWYFKGVPSRLGYLLNLAPKDLEKVIYFAAYMVTEVDEEGRHDDLPSLRAELEVKKQHVEEAGEADVEARQKRLEEDLAQLEAEGAEQVQRDKVRKTAEREMGALRRKNTRTLEHMDKVWDRFVSLKVGDLEGDEVLYRDMVADYGIYFKGAMGAEAIQSRLRTFDLDAEAESLSEIVANGTGQRKTRAIKRLKVINAFRITGTAPEAMVLDNIPVIPPDLRPMVQLDGGRFATSDLNDLYRRVINRNNRLKRLMDLGAPTIIVNNEKRMLQDAVDALFDNGRRGRPVTGVGNRPLKSLSDMLKGKQGRFRQNLLGKRVDYSGRSVIVVGPQLKLHQCGLPSVMALELFKPFVMKRLVELKEAQNVKAAKRMVERQNPKVWDVLAEVIREHPVLLNRAPTLHRLGIQAFEPQLIEGKAMQLHPLVCGAFNADFDGDQMAIHLPLGAEAQAEARVLMLSSNNILKPSDGRPVTMPSQDMIIGTYYLTNTPDPAVEVDEDAEGNAVVPAFSSFAEAIMAHDFGFLDMNATADIRFEEGVTPPEDWEAPEDYEEGDPITLRTSLGRAIFNTGLPESFPYVNDVVDKKRLGNIINTLAESYPRVDVAASLDALKSNGFHWSTWSGITVAFADVVSPASKPEILARYEAEAAEIEEQFELGALTEEDRYSSLIDIWTKATNEVADAMRENFPERNTVFQMVSSGGRGNWDQIRQLAGMRGLVADPKQRLIERPIKSNYREGLSVLEYFIATHGARKGLADTALRTADSGYLTRRLVDVSQDVIVREDDCGTRKGLTKRIFSWKEIDGERVKEPSEILGTTVYGTTLARDAVDAEGNVVIEAGTDLGDAEIQAAIGAGIEEVTCRSVLTCDSQVGTCAACYGRSLASGKRVDIGEAVGIIAAQSIGEPGTQLTMRTFHTGGAAGAADITQGLPRVQELFEARTPKGEAAVAEAAGTVKIEDDAEGKRLVVTRDDGEEDLVVPVSRRQRLLVTDGDHVEPGDALTEGPIDPKKVLRLRSVGATQRHLVDEVQEVYRSQGVDIHSKHIEVIVRQMLRRVTILEAGDTNLLQGDLVDVMNFRAENRRVMAEGGKPASARTELMGITKASLATDSWLSAASFQETTRVLTEAAMNGKSDPLLGLKENVILGKLIPAGTGLSRYSDIEVEPTEEVKQEVFSRTGYNDDVFGVGDSVALDDFSFGGDFRADFSDDFRTGFHGGEDYQF